TATTCTAAAAATAATTATTGATGTAGATATACTATTGTAGATGCTTTGGCTCTGACATTTGAGTGAAAGTCAAATACGAAAAGGATGTTACCGCTCAGCTTGTCACGTGATTTACGTTGCCGGAAGTAGAAGTGACACAGGGAACTCTCCAGGGTGCTGACCAGGGACATGGCGCTGACGGAGCCAACGCTGTAATGTAGCCTGCAGATTTTCTTTAGCGTGCAGTTGTCATTTAGAATATAATTGATTTAATATTGTGGTATAATGCTATATAACACTAATCGACAATTTAGGTGCTACAGACGCGCATCATCCTCCCATTGTATAAGTCTATTTAGTTGGAAAGTATTTCTCAGTGAGTGCAATATATAAGTGTAAACGTGTCTGTTATGAAGGCATCCTAGCATTGGTAATGCTGTAAGTTCCTAGCATTGGTGGTGCTGTAAATCTTACTATCATGGAACCTTAATAGACTTAAGATGAACCAGTATAATAACTCAGCCATCACCCCAGAATGCAACAGAGACCCAGGACACAGGACTCTCTTAAATGTGGCGCAGTCTCATGGCTTTCAGCTGCTCAGTGTTCTCCGATCTTTTAGACAACAAGGCTTGTTGTTTGATTTCACCATCAACGTGCAGGACCAGAATTTCCCCTGTCATCGTTGTGTGCTTGCAGCATCCAGTGACTTCTTTAGGTATCTTAAATTCTCCCATACTTTCTATGGACCTTGACAACTTTTTAAGTCCATGCAAATTTCCATGAAATCTTTGGTGCACAGGGCTATGTTTGAGGTGGACATGCGTGAGCGTGGAGATGGCTCTGTTACCCTAACTGACCAGAGTCCTGCAGCAGTGAGCACGTTTCTGGATTTTGCTTACTCTGGAGAAGCACTCATTACTGATGCAAATGTAGACATGATATTTCAGATCGCCTCCTTCCTTCAGGTAAATATCATTCATTGGAAATTGTATTAAATAGATTTCACACCAACTTGAACATGTGATTTTCTTCTACTAGATCACAGTCCTCTTAAAAGCATGCAGTGATTTTCTCATAGGGACCATGGATCTTACAAATATCCTCTCCCTTTTGTCCCTTGCCGAGGCTTATGGTTCAGCCTCACTACTCCAAAGTGCCAATGATTTTGTAGTTGAGAACTTTTATGACTTGTCTCAAAATAAGGATTTTCTGGATATGCAGGTAAGACCTGCATATATCTCAATCATATCTCAAATTGTGAAAGCTTGTACAACTGACCCAATTAATCTTTGATTCAAATTCAAACACCTGCAttgacttttaaaatgtgtattattccTCGCAGGTAAATGTATTAGAAACATGCCTTAGATCAGACTCTCTGAATGTTCCCAGTGAAGAGAACGTGGTCATATCTCTTCTGCGATGGATACATCACAGTCTTCCTGAAAGACAAAAGCTGCTGCCAGGACTACTGTCTCTGACACGACTGCACCATGTCCCTGCAACTGCCCTAAAGGCATTTTGTGCACACATCACATCGCACATACACCCATATATTACAGTGTATTGATGTAATGTTTATAACAACATGTTCTTCCAGACCTTGTTTGATTTGGACCCTCTTCTGTCCACTGATGAACAATGCCTTGCGTTACGGTCAGAAGCACAGCACATGCAGAGTCAGTACAATGGTCTCATGACGGACGCCAGACCATCCACAACCCAAGACTACATCTACATCCACAAAACAGAGGAGAACGGTGAGATCCACCACAGCTTCTGTTACAGCCTGGATTCAGACCATTGGCAGGAGGTGAGGATAGAGGACATCACAGTGCCTGATCCTCCTGGCTGCCACTTCACAAGCTATGCAGAGAAGGTATATACTATATATCATATATCATTGTAAGAGAAAAGGATTGTCCTATAGGGTAATAATAACATTCAACAGTGGCTGGCACACGAGTTAcattttaacttaatatttggGAATTATGACCAACTAATAAGTGCAGCTTGTGCAATTCAAGGGACAGAAGTTAAGGGCTATTGGATTTGAGCTTGTTTTACCTGTATCCATGGCAACCATAGTTATGCTAGCCAGTTAGTTCTGAAATGCTACACACTTTTTACAACAGGGCAACAGACTTTCTACACCATATATGGCAGAAGACATCCCTGAGTGATTTTGAATTGATTGATTTGATTAAGGCAGAAAAATTGTGCATACATTAGCAAAGACTTTGTACAATTAGAGTTATCATGGGAGAGTAAAATAATCTAATCTAAAGGGAAGActgtttttttggtattttggcaCAGATATTTGTTACAGGTGGTTGTCGTGGAAACTGTTGCCCTGAAATCCGCCGCCATGTGGGCGAACTATACCATGATGCCACAGATGAGGTGTGGTGCTTTTACCCTGTGACCCAGACCTGCAGCCCTGTTCCTGCCTTGATCACACCCCGCACCATGCACACTGCAGTGATGTGCCTCAATCGAATATATGTTATTGGAGGACGGACAAGAGGATCCAGAGGTGAAACTACAAGTCTGTTGGAGGTACATTACACAGATTCCTTCTTTCAAAAGTGGCTTGTGTTTGTGCTATCCAACATATCCAACATAAAATCCTTCAATTCTGATTTGTAACTTGCATAATCACATCCATACACAGTTGAAAAAGCAACACAGTctgtttttattcacatttaaaatattcccCACATTCTTCACAAACTGTTCTTTCACAGCGCAAACACATAGGAGAttacttaaaatgttttaactgtCCTACAGGTGGAGTACTACAACCCTCTGTGTCAGACCTGGACTGCTGTCAGCCCTCTGCCCACTGCTATATTTTTCCCAGAATCCGCCACCTGTGACAGTATTATTTACACTTTGGGTTCTGAGGTAGAGATCACAGATTCCTTTAACCCTTTGCTTGACTGCTTCTTGCAGTATGATGCCAAACAAGACCAATGGACACGCCTAGTTGCAGAGTTTGGACAGTTCTTTCACGCTAGACTTGTCAAAGCAGTATCTATTAACAATACACTGCATCTGTGTGATTTGTCAACTTATAAGGttagaaatttaaataaactgcCTTATATGTAGGCCTACTTTATGTATATACTTActtaaacaacaataacataaatattttttctttcaggTTTTCAGTTTTTGCCCAGAAACATGCGAGTGGAAGGGTGAGGGTTCTTTTGAGAGTGCAGGGTTCAATGCCGGGGCTTTGGGAACAAGAGACCGAATCTACGTCCTGGGAGGGGACTATTCACCAGACGAGATCACTGATGAAGTTCAGGTATGTACTCGGAATGAGATGGACATTTAAAACTTAATAGAATGTAGTTGTTtaaacttcaggcatgtttttactTGTGTGCAGGTATATCATAGTGGTAAAAGTCAATGGGAGGAGGTGGCACCAATGCCCAGACCACTGACTGAGTTCCACTGTCAGCTCATCAGCTTCAACAAATACAGAGACCCATGGAGAGATGAGACATAGACTGATATTCATAACATACATGGGCTTTACTACATGGTGGCCAATGGCTTTCCCAGCCATGTGCACCTTATCCATTGTTTAGTTTAAAATAGCTTGTGCGGTCTCAGACATGTCCAGTTATGTGTTCAATCTCTCCCGTGGAGGAACCCGATCAGTTATGTTATTGTGTTAAAGCTGTTTGTTGAGAGACAAGTGCAACCCCtactagataaaaaaaaaaaaaaaaaaaaaacacaaaaaaacaggaggCGGAGCAATAGGGCACTATGTGGGgaattttatacatatatattgcaTTGCATTGCCAAATTCCCACATGTTATCCTATTGCCTAGCCTCCTGTTTTTGTGGCTGCTTAATAGTGCTTGTGACCACATACAGCATGGAATACTAAATGAGAAGTCAAAAGTGCAACCCAGTATCTATtgtatcaaaaacaaaccctcTGTAATtgcacttaaaaacatgaaatgtttattttacacagaaattaaaacattttaaaagacattccattctcttttgcttttgttttaaacatgtaaagAACCGCAAAGCCACAATAAAATACATGCCCTGCAATGTCAGTTTCAGACATCACTGTTCCAACTTAAAACTACTTTGGACCAGACATTGACAGAAAGACAATTTTATCAAAGCATTGGGCAGCATAGTTCTACAGTACTGGTGCTTGCatgcctcctccctcttcttctggTTTGTCTTCTGTCATGCTTCGATCTGGTAAGTCTTGACAAGCAGCCACATCAGCAGCACAGTGATTAAGACGATCATGAAATTGAGGAAGAGCTCCTGCGCTGAGCGGTCCATGATGTTCCCCTGATGCAGGCAGCGGAAGGCcaaggcacagaggaggagcaggcacTGCCTCTGGTCTGAGACCTAACACTGGAGAGAAAGCACAGCCAGAAAGGTGAGGCACCATATTCCAACAGTGTTTTTTGAcagatttgtgttttcattGAATTATTAACAGAAATAGAGTTTTTCCCTTTACTATGAATAAGAAACACTCCTTTGTCAGTCATCCGTGCCAACAGAGATTTAATTGTGTACATGTGATTCACatttttatgggtttttttttatcttgagtCTTGTTTATCCAGGCTTAGAAAAAGCACAACTTTGAGACATTTCTTTGCACAAGCACatttactaaaaaaataaaaaaaatcagaaatcagaaatcATAATGGCACGTATCTTTACCTTTCTTTTTgatgttctctcctctctgtatagTAAGACCTAAGGAGTCTTATTTCCTCAGTACTGCAGTGTTTCTTTATGTTGGCATCCCAAGATAATACTGATATTCTCTGATCCGCAGCTCACAGCAGTTGTCCAGCTTTGTGTGGATGCTGGGGCATGTCTCGCTCATAAAAGCTGCCCGGGGAGCCACAGAGCCCCGCCCCTGGTCCACATGCACTCCGCCTGATGTCACAAAGCAGCTGGAGCCATCATCCTGTGCAGTGTTTCCCCTC
This Periophthalmus magnuspinnatus isolate fPerMag1 chromosome 13, fPerMag1.2.pri, whole genome shotgun sequence DNA region includes the following protein-coding sequences:
- the LOC117380543 gene encoding sarcolipin, whose translation is MDRSAQELFLNFMIVLITVLLMWLLVKTYQIEA
- the kbtbd3 gene encoding kelch repeat and BTB domain-containing protein 3 — encoded protein: MNQYNNSAITPECNRDPGHRTLLNVAQSHGFQLLSVLRSFRQQGLLFDFTINVQDQNFPCHRCVLAASSDFFRAMFEVDMRERGDGSVTLTDQSPAAVSTFLDFAYSGEALITDANVDMIFQIASFLQITVLLKACSDFLIGTMDLTNILSLLSLAEAYGSASLLQSANDFVVENFYDLSQNKDFLDMQVNVLETCLRSDSLNVPSEENVVISLLRWIHHSLPERQKLLPGLLSLTRLHHVPATALKTLFDLDPLLSTDEQCLALRSEAQHMQSQYNGLMTDARPSTTQDYIYIHKTEENGEIHHSFCYSLDSDHWQEVRIEDITVPDPPGCHFTSYAEKIFVTGGCRGNCCPEIRRHVGELYHDATDEVWCFYPVTQTCSPVPALITPRTMHTAVMCLNRIYVIGGRTRGSRGETTSLLEVEYYNPLCQTWTAVSPLPTAIFFPESATCDSIIYTLGSEVEITDSFNPLLDCFLQYDAKQDQWTRLVAEFGQFFHARLVKAVSINNTLHLCDLSTYKVFSFCPETCEWKGEGSFESAGFNAGALGTRDRIYVLGGDYSPDEITDEVQVYHSGKSQWEEVAPMPRPLTEFHCQLISFNKYRDPWRDET